The following proteins are encoded in a genomic region of Arachis stenosperma cultivar V10309 chromosome 4, arast.V10309.gnm1.PFL2, whole genome shotgun sequence:
- the LOC130977118 gene encoding cysteine proteinase inhibitor-like, protein MAAVGAPREVAGNENSLEIDSLARFAVDEHNKKQNALLEFKRVISAKQQVVAGTLHHITLEAASGDSKNVYEAKVWEKPWMNFKEVQEFKLAGDGSNA, encoded by the coding sequence ATGGCAGCAGTGGGTGCACCTCGCGAAGTAGCTGGAAACGAGAACAGCCTCGAGATCGATAGTCTTGCTCGCTTTGCTGTTGATGAACACAACAAGAAACAGAATGCCCTTCTTGAGTTTAAGAGGGTTATAAGTGCTAAGCAGCAAGTAGTTGCTGGGACTTTGCACCACATCACTTTGGAGGCAGCAAGTGGTGATAGTAAGAATGTTTATGAAGCCAAGGTTTGGGAAAAGCCATGGATGAACTTCAAGGAGGTTCAGGAGTTCAAGCTTGCTGGTGATGGCTCCAATGCTTAA
- the LOC130977148 gene encoding stomatal closure-related actin-binding protein 1-like: MTRVTRDFGDTMYKDAVPAVSADVIFASLRFPNYKLGANNQIMETKDDPKVLSMKEVVARETALLLEQQKRLSVRDLANKFEKGLAAAAKLSEEARLREAASLEKHVLLKKLRDALESLKGRVAGRNREDVEEAISMVEALAVQLTQREGELIQEKAEVKKLTNFLKQASEDAKKLVDEERAFARSEIDNARAAVQRVEEALQDHERMSRATGKQDLEELMKEVQEARRIKMLHQPSKVMSMEHELRALRAQLSEKSRHYLRLHRELSRMKKGEEKASHLYELEGTETLGSYLQIEPCSDNALELSKCSFQWYRVSPDGAKKELISGATKSVYAPEPLDVGRILQVDIISESLRITLSTTGQIDPAAGLGTYVEALVRKHDTEFNVVATQMNGSHQPTESIHALHVGKMRMKLCKGKTTIAKEYYSSSMQLCGVRGGGNAAAQALFWQPKQGLSFVLAFESERERNAAIMLARRFAFDCNIVLAGPDHKAPLDT, from the exons ATGACAAGGGTGACCCGTGATTTCGGGGATACCATGTATAAAGATGCAGTGCCAGCAGTTTCAGCTGACGTGATATTTGCTTCTCTTCGATTTCCTAATTACAAACTTGGAGCTAACAATCAAATCATGGAGACAAAGGATGACCCGAAAGTATTATCTATGAAGGAGGTTGTTGCACGTGAGACTGCACTGCTGTTGGAACAACAGAAACGTCTGTCAGTTCGTGACCTTGCTAATAAATTTGAGAAGGGTTTGGCAGCTGCTGCTAAACTATCTGAAGAG GCTAGACTGAGGGAAGCAGCATCGTTGGAGAAGCATGTTCTTTTGAAAAAGCTTAGAGATGCACTTGAATCCTTAAAAGGGCGAGTTGCAGGAAGAAACAGAGAAGATGTAGAGGAAGCAATTTCTATg GTTGAAGCTCTAGCAGTTCAGTTGACTCAAAGAGAAGGGGAACTAATACAAGAGAAGGCTGAGGTGAAGAAGCTAACAAATTTTCTTAAGCAG GCTTCTGAAGATGCTAAGAAACTCGTTGATGAGGAAAGGGCTTTTGCTCGTTCTGAAATAGATAATGCCAGAGCAGCAGTTCAGAGGGTCGAGGAGGCACTTCAGGATCATGAGAGGATGTCTCGAGCTACAGGGAAGCAG GACCTGGAAGAATTGATGAAAGAAGTTCAAGAAGCCCGAAGAATCAAAATGCTGCATCAACCAAGCAAG GTCATGTCTATGGAACATGAGCTTCGAGCATTGAGGGCCCAACTCTCAGAGAAGTCTAGACACTATCTTCGACTTCACAGGGAG TTGTCAAGGATGAAGAAAGGGGAGGAAAAAGCTTCCCATTTATACGAGTTAGAAGGAACTGAAACACTTGGTTCATATTTACAAATTGAACCTTGCTCTGATAATGCCCTCGAACTTTCAAAATGTTCATTTCAGTGGTATCGTGTATCACCGGATGGTGCCAAAAAGGAACTTATTTCAG GAGCTACAAAGTCAGTTTATGCCCCTGAACCTTTAGATGTTGGACGCATACTGCAAGTTGATATTATTTCAGAAAGCCTTCGAATCACTCTGTCAACTACTGGTCAAATAGATCCAG CTGCTGGTTTGGGAACCTATGTAGAGGCACTTGTGCGGAAACATGATACTGAATTCAAT GTCGTTGCAACTCAGATGAATGGCTCACACCAACCAACTGAATCTATACATGCGCTTCATGTTGGAAAGATGAGGATGAAGCTCTGTAAAGGAAAGACAACAATTGCCAAAGAATACTATTCAAGCTCAATGCAG CTTTGCGGTGTTCGAGGAGGTGGGAATGCTGCTGCACAGGCTCTATTTTGGCAGCCAAAGCAAGGGCTTTCTTTTGTATTAGCTTTTGAATCAGAGCGAGAAAGGAATGCAGCTATCATGCTTGCAAGGAGGTTTGCATTTGACTGTAAT ATTGTTCTTGCTGGACCAGATCATAAAGCTCCTTTAGATACATGA
- the LOC130973875 gene encoding uncharacterized protein LOC130973875 — translation MHKPKMVEKDENENENENEEDEKSGFFHAVKDFIHDVGEKIEEVVGFGKPTADVAAVHISSINVDKADLVLDLVIKNPNPVPIPLIDINYLIESGERKLVSGLIPDAGTIHLHGEETIQVPVTLAYADIKNTYHDIQPGSILPYRVMVDLIFDVPILGRLTLPMEKTGEIPIPYKPDVNVEKIQFERFSTEETVAILHMKIENKNDFDLNVNALEYEVWLGDVNIGGAELPKSATIEKGGINFIDIPVTFRPKDFGSAVWDMIRGRGTGYTIKGNVDVDTPFGAMKLPISKVGGTTKLKKKKDCDGDDDNKD, via the exons ATGC ATAAACCAAAAATGGTGGAGAaggatgaaaatgaaaatgaaaatgaaaatgaagaagatgaaaagagTGGATTTTTTCATGCGGTGAAGGATTTCATTCATGACGTTGGGGAGAAGATCGAGGAGGTAGTTGGGTTCGGGAAGCCAACTGCTGACGTGGCCGCAGTACACATTTCATCCATCAATGTTGACAAGGCAGACCTTGTTCTTGATTTGGTGATAAAGAACCCAAATCCAGTGCCTATCCCTCTAATAGACATAAACTATTTGATCGAGAGTGGTGAGAGAAAATTAGTTTCAGGATTGATACCAGATGCAGGTACAATACATTTACACGGAGAAGAGACCATACAAGTTCCTGTCACTTTGGCATATGCAGATATCAAAAACACTTATCATGATATTCAACCCGGAAGCATTCTTCCATATAGGGTGATGGTTGACCTAATTTTTGATGTTCCTATTttgggaaggctaaccttgcctaTGGAGAAAACAGGAGAAATTCCAATTCCGTACAAGCCTGATGTCAATGTTGAGAAAATTCAGTTCGAGAGATTCTCTACTGAAGAGACGGTTGCTATTCTTCACATGAAAATAGAGAATAAGAACGACTTTGATCTGAACGTCAATGCACTTGAATATGAGGTGTGGCTTGGTGATGTGAACATTGGAGGTGCAGAGCTACCGAAATCCGCAACGATTGAGAAAGGTGGAATCAACTtcattgatattccagtgacCTTTAGGCCTAAGGATTTTGGATCTGCAGTTTGGGATATGATTAGAGGAAGGGGAACTGGCTACACCATAAAAGGAAATGTTGATGTTGACACGCCGTTTGGTGCAATGAAGTTGCCCATCAGCAAAGTCGGTGGTACTacgaaattgaagaagaaaaaggattgtgatggtgatgatgataataag GATTGA